The sequence ACGCTTGGCGACGAGTTCCGGACATGGAGCTGGCGCCCGCCGCAAGACACCGCGATTGGCAAGCTGGGGTGGCTTCTAAGCCGCCTACGCGCCTTCCTTGCTGGACCGAAAACGATCAAACACGCCGTCCTCGCAGCGACGGCAGAGCCATCGTCGCATGCCGCGTCTTCAAAGCGCGCGATCGCCTTGCCCGACGAGACTATGCGCCGCTTCCAGCAAACGATCATCCCGCATCTGGACGCCGCCTATAATTTCGCGCGCTTCCTGAGCCGCGATGCCGATGCCGCTGAAGATATCGTGCAGGAGGCATATCTGCGTGCCTATCGCGGTTTTGGCGGCTTTCGCGATGGCGATGCCCGCGCCTGGACCTTCACCATCGTCCGCAACTGCTATCATGCCTGGCTGCAGGAGGGCCGGCGCAAGACGCGCTACGAGCAGCCTATGACCAACGAAAGGGATTCGGATGAAGGCTCGCCCTCCCCCGATCCCGCCTCCGAGGAGGATACGCCGGAGGCGGCCTTCATGCGCAAGTCGGAAACGCAGCGCGTGCGCGAGGTCATCAACAGGCTGCCCGATGCCATGCGCGAGGTCCTGGTCCTGCGCGAACTCGAGGATCTCTCCTACAAGGAAATCGCCGAGATCATCGATGCGCCGATCGGCACCGTCATGTCGCGCCTCGCCCGCGCCCGCCGTGATTTTGGCGAAGTCTGGCGCAGCCTCGAAGGAAAAGGGGCGGTACGATGAGCGGCGCTGAAGAGAATGATCACGGTGAATGGAACGATCTGCTGCACGGCTTCATTGACGGCGAGCTGGACGCAGCCAACGCGGCTCGTTTCGAGGCGCATCTGGCGACCTGCCGGGACTGCGCCGGCGAGATGGAGAATGCCCTGATGGTCAAGCGTCTTTCCGCACGCGAAGGCGTCAAATGGCAGGCGCCTGATACCGTCCATGCCCGCGTGCAGGCGGCACTGACGCTGGAGCAATCCATGATGAGGCGCGCAACCACGGCTGCGAGCCAAACGGAGAGCCCGTGGCAGCACGTGTGGCGATTGGTTCGCGAATGGAGTTTCGTGCCCTCGCTTGCCGTCCTTGCGGCAAGCCTCATGCTGGTACTGAACGTGCCGCAGCAGAGCCAGACGATCGAGGATCAGCTTCTCGCAAGCCATGTGCGCTCGATGCTCGCCGATCACCTCACCGACGTGCTGACCGCAGACCAGCACACGGTCAAACCATGGTTCAACGGCAAGATCGATTTCTCCCCGCCCGTAGTCGATCTGGCAGCCCAGGGCTTCCCTCTCGTCGGCGGCAGGGTGGATTATCTCGATGGCCGGGTGGTGGTGGCGCTGATCTATCGCCGGCACGGCCATGTCATCAATCTCTTCGTCTGGCCGGGCGCTGCGGGAGCCAAAACCAATGCCGAGAAGGAGGGCTATAATTTCGTCGAATGGCATGCCGACGGGCTGGTCTTTTGGGCTGTCTCCGATGTCGCCGCACCGGATCTCGCCACCTTCCGCGACGATTTTATCCGTGCGACAGCCCCATAACGCAAAAAGCCGGCCGCATCGCTGCAGCCGGCTTTTCTGAATGATCGAAAGGGATCAGGCCGAGAGCTTGGCCATGACTTCGTCCGAAACTTCGAAGTTCGAATAGACGTTCTGAACGTCGTCATCGTCTTCAAGGTTTTCGATGAGCTTCATCAGCGACTGGGCCTTTTCTTCGTCGACCGGCACGTTGTTCTGCGCGCGCCAGATCGCCTTCACGGTTTCGGCTTCGCCGAGCGTCGCTTCGAGCGCCTTGGCGACTTCGCCGAGAGATTCGAAGGCGCAGATGATCACATGGCCTTCTTCATCGCTTTCGACGTCATCGGCACCGGCTTCGATCGCCGCTTCCATGACCTTGTCGGCATCGCCGGCGGAAGGCTTGTAGGTGATTTCGCCGACGTGATCGAAGGAGAAGGACACCGAACCGGTTTCGCCAAGCGCACCGCCGGCCTTCGTGAAGATCGAGCGAACGTTGGATGCCGTGCGGTTGCGGTTATCGGTCAGCGCTTCGACGATGATCGCCGTGCCGCCCGGACCGTAGCCCTCGTAACGGATCGCATCGTAATTCTCGGTATCGGCACCGGAAGCCTTCTTGATGGCACGGTCGATATTGTCCTTCGGCATCGACTGCGCCTTGGCGTTCTGGATCGCCAGACGCAGGCTCGCGTTCATGGTCGGGTCGGGCAGGCCCGATTTGGCAGCGACCGTGATTTCGCGCGCCAGCTTCGAGAACATTTTCGAACGCACCGAGTCCTGACGACCCTTGCGGTGCATGATGTTTTTAAACTGTGAATGGCCAGCCATGGCACCCCTGTTCACGTCTTTTGTTGGGAATGGCCGCCTTATAAGAGCGAAGCGGCCCTCATTCAAGTAAAAAGCCGGATAATGGGGATGGAGAACGGTCGCGATCGAGATGGTCACAGTCCCTTGAGCACATAGATCAGCGGCTTGCGCGGCAAGGTCTTCACCGACACCGTGACGCTCGGTGTCGGCGCATAGGCGACGTCGAAGTCGGGACCGAACAAGGCGAGAAACTGATCGACTGGCGGCCCCCAGCGGTGCATGGGCAGGATGAGTGACGAGCGCAGCCTTTTCACCACACGGCTCATGCTGTCCGCCCCCATGGTCAGGCCGCCGTCGACCGGCACCATCACGACATCGAGGCGACCGATCTCGGCATATTGCTGGTCGGTGAGCTCGAAATGCAAATGACCCAGATGTCCGATGCAAAGACCCGCTACCTCGAAGATGAAGATCGAATTGCCGTTGGCTTCGATGCCGCCACCCCAGGAGCGAATATCGGTGACGACATTGCGGATCAGCGTATCTCCCACAGTCATGCGGATCTTTGCCGGCTCCCCGGGCACGTCGCTCCATCCATGCAGCACATATTTGATCGCCGGGTCCGGCGTCAGCGTGTAGTGGCTCGGATGCGCCTTGTTCATCGTGACGACCTCGGGCGTATAGGGCGGCGAGTAGGCGCCGCTGTAATCCGTGGCGATGGAAACGCCGCCGGGCGTTTCAATGAAGAGCGTTGCGTGACCGAGGAACGTGATCTTCACGTCGCCGTTGATGGGGCCATCGACGGGATCATTGGCAAGCGTCGGACCAGGAGGAGAAAAGCTGGCGAATGTTGCCTTGGGCAGGGATTGCGCGATCGCCTGGCATTGGCTTGGTTGCGGACGAGAAGGCTTTTGCTGGGCGTCAGCCGCGCCCAAGCCAAGGAACATTATCAGGAAGAACACGGCAAGGACAGGAAATCGCGGCATCATGCCACCCCTCAAGCCTGATAGTGACGAGAGGATGCGGCACGATCCGAAACAGGTCCAGCGACATTCAGGCACGATTGCTCACAATCGCGTCATCATATGCCGATGATGAATTATCGTGCAGCGCTCAGCGCCAGAAGTCCGGAATGGTCTCTGCAAGCCGCGGTCCAAGCCGGAGCGGCGCGATCTTCTCAGCCAATCCCGTCGCGTCGGAAATCTCGACGCCGACACCGCAGATGGTGGCTGGCCCCGACGCCGCCTCGAAACGTCCCTTCGGCATCTTCGAGATGAAACGGTTGAGCGGTTCTTCCTTTTCCATGCCGAGCGAGGAATCGTAATCGCCGCACATGCCAGCGTCCGACATATAGGCGGTGCCACCATTCAGGATCTGTGCGTCCGCAGTCGGCACATGCGTATGCGTGCCAATGACGAAGCTCGCGCGGCCATCGACGAAGTGACCGAAACACTGCTTTTCGCTCGTCGCCTCCGCATGGAAGTCGAAGACGATGGCATCCGCCTGCTCTTTCAGCGGGCAGGCATCGAGGATGGCTTCTGCCGACTTGAAGGGATCGTCGAGCTCCGGATGCATGAAGACGCGGCCCATGATGTTGGCAACGAGCACGCGCGCGCCGTTACGCGCGTAATAGAGGCCGGAACCGCGGCCGGGCGTGCCGGCCGGATAGTTGGCGGGGCGCAGAAACTGGTCGTGGCGCTCGCAAAAGACGACGGCTTCCTTCTGGTCCCAGACATGGTTGCCCGTCGTCACGACGTCTGCGCCGGCATTGATTGTCTCGAGGAAGATGTCCTCGGTGATGCCGAAGCCGCCGGCAGCATTCTCGCCATTGACGATGACGAAATCGAGCTTCAGGTCGGATACGAGGCCCGGCAGGCGGTCCCACACAGCAACCCGTCCCGTCTTGCCGACCATATCTCCCAGAAAAAGCAGCCGCATTCGCTATCCAATCACTTCCGAAACGAAATTGAGTCCGCTCTCGGTCAAAATCGCGTCAAGACTGATATCATGCGGCTCAGCGGGTACTGATGGCACTTCTTGGCAATCGAATGCAATGCCGATCAGCCGCGGATTCAACCCTTTTTGATGCAGGCGTTCGATCGCACGGTCGTAATGACCGGCACCATAGCCGATGCGATGGCCGCTCTTGTCGAAGGCCGAAAGCGGCACGAGCATGATATCCGGGTCCAGCACTGCCGCTTCAGGTCCCGGACCGGAAGTCCCGAATCCGACCGGAACCAATGGCACCCCGGCGACAAGCTCCCGAAAGACGATCGTGCTGCGATCAAGAATAACAGGCACACAGAGCCGCGCCCCTCGCTCCCGCAGACGCGCCATCAATGGCCTTATATCCACTTCCGAACGGATCGGCAGGAAGCCGGAGACGATATCTCCCGGCCTGATATCGATGGCGTCGCCGCCATGCACGACCATGGCCAGGCCCTTTTCAATACGATCTTCTGCCGGAATGGCGTCTCGCTCGGCAAGGCGCTCGTTGCGGTATTGGGCTTTCAGCTCTTTGCTCATCTGATCTTCGCAAATATCTATGATATCAGGAAAACATAATGAGCCGGCGGCCCGTTGCAAAGCACGAAAGCGACATGCCGTGGTCGCGGAAAGGAGCGGGCTGCATCAGCCTTTACGGATGATCGACAATTTTCCGTCGCCATCCACATGTGCGCGAACATTTTCATAATTCGGCAGTGTGGTGTGATCGGTCTCGATCGGATGCGAATGCGTCACTGTGATGACCACCACATCCGCACCAGCCGCCTCGCCTGCCTTGACGCCGGCCAGGACGTCTTCAAACACCAGGCATTCCGATGGACTGAGGCCGAGGCGCTGCGCGCCGAGGATATAGCACTGCGGATCAGGCTTGCCGACCTTCACGTCCTCGGCGGTCACCATGAAGCGCGGAACGGGGATCCCGGCAGCGTCAAGCCGCGCCAGCGCCAACCGATAGGGCGACGAGGTGACGATCGCCCAGCGCTCCGGCGGCAAAGACGCAAGGAAATCGACGGCGCCCGGCAGCGCGATCACACCCTCGACATCGGCAATCTCGGCTTCGGTGATCTTCAGCGCCTCCGCGACCGGATCGACGCCAGGCAGATTCAACTGACCGATCGTATCGACGCCGCGCTTGCCATGCATGGTTGGCATGAACTTCTCGACATCAAGACTCTGGGCGCGTGCCCAATTACCCCAGACGCGTTCGGCAGCGGCAATCGAATTGATGATCGTGCCGTCCATATCGAACAGGAAGCCGGAATAGGTCTTGGCGAAGGCGGAATTCGATGCAGCGGACAAGGGCGAACCTTTCTGGATAAGACAATAAGCGGCTGCGGCAAACGCGGCGCTCATGATGTGCCCTTTCCGACTAACGGCAGCCGTCGAAAGAAGCAAATAAATGCTGCGCCGAACGCGCAGGAAAAGTCGGCAGAAGACCGTGGGGGAAGGTGAGAAAGGGCGCGCGGCAGCAAGACACGCCGCGCGCCATGAGCACATTATTCGCCGAGGCGGCTCTTCAGTCCATTGATGATGTGGTTCGCCAGGGCTTCGTAATCGTCATCGAAATGGTGGCCGCCATCCATGGCGATGACTTCCGCACCCGTGCCCTTCAGCAGCGGGCAGGCGACATCCTCGTCGTCATCCTTGCCGTAGACGCATTGCACCATCTTCGGATTGATCGACTTGAGGTCGTTGACGGGATCGCCGCCCTTGCCCTGGCTCGAGGCCCCGAGCCAGCCCATGACCGAAATCACATAGTCGACCTTCTGCGACAAAGACAGCAGCGACATCTGGACGATCTTGTCCTTTTCGGCCTGAGGCAGGCGATTGTAGCTCGCCGGCAGCACATCGGCGCCAAAGGAATAACCAACCAGCACCACATGCTTGACCTTGAAGCGCTTGGTATAGAAGTCGATGATCCGGCCGAGGTCGTTGGCCGTCTGCTGCGGATCCTTCTCCGTCCAGAAATAATGCAGGGTATCGACGCCCACGACCGGGATGCCTTGGTCCTGCAGGTAGCTGCCGACTTCCTTGTCGATGTCGCGCCAGCCGCCATCACCCGAATAGACGATTGCGAGCGTGTCTTCGGTCGGCGTCGTCTCCATGATGTCAAGGGGCAATCCAAGCGGCGATTTCGAGCTGTCGATCGTCTTCATCAGATCGGCGAGCGAAGCCTCCAGCGTCGCATAGGTGTCGGCATTGTCGGAATCGGTGGTCTGGACTTCGGGATGGTCCTTCTGGATGTCTGCAACGTGGTCGCGGCCATCCTTCGGCGCATTCGCTGTGAAGGTCACGAGAATAGGATTGGGCAGCGCGCCTTCCTGCAGACCGAAGGACACCATATCGCCGTCGGTCTTCTTCTCGGCCGGCGTGCAGAGTTCCTGCTTCAGGCCGACGCCCGCAGTCGGGTCGACGGCCAGCGTACCGGCAACGGTCGCATCTGGCGTCTGGGCCGCGATCGTCAGCGCCATGGCGCCACCGGCGCCAACACCGGCGATAACAGGCAATTGATAGGTGCTGTCGGCAAAGGAGCGCTGCACCTGCTGGCTGAGCGATTCCAGATCCGAGACGATATAGATGCAGCCGTCGTTCTTGCTGACGTCGTAATTATTGAGCGCGGCCAGAAAGGACGGATAGTCGATGCCGATGACGAGCGAGCCATTGGCGACGAGCTTGTCGGCAACAGCCTTCTCCTTGTCGCCCCAGCCGGCGAGATCGGAAATCAGGACAACTTCGTTCGAAACCTTGCCGTGCGGTCGCATGATGTGCGGCGCCGGGATCATGCCCAGATCATATTTTGTATCGTCGGCTTCAGCCCGTGCTTGGCCCGACATCAGCAGGCCCGTCGACAGCACGCATGCGAAAGCCAATGACATTGCGTATTTCAAGATCATTTCCTCACGACCCCCTTAAGTCCGCCCCCGATGAGGAATGTGGCATCCATCAACGCGATCATTGGACTAACCCCTCCCGAAACAGCCAGGTAGCGCGGCTGCCATTCGGGATGGAATTTTGATTTGAAGGCACGAAGCCCTTTGAAATTATAGAAGCGCTCGCCGTGCTCGAAGACAGTTCCCCCGACCCTGTCCCAAACCGGCGCCGATTCCCGTCTCGACATGCCCGACAGCGGCGCCATGCCAAGGTTGAAACGCTGAAATCCCTCACCCTTGAGGTATTCGAGGATCTGCACGAACAGAAAATCCATCGAACCCTTCGGGGCATCAGGGGAAAAACGCATCAGGTCGACGGATCCCTCCTCCTTGGTCTCCGTCATCAGAATATTCGCAAAAGCGACGATCTTACCATCCTTTTTCAACACGCCGACCGGCTGCGAGCACACATAATCCGGATCGAACGCACCGAGCGAGAAACTCTTTTCCTTGGCATTGTGATCGGCAAGCCATGTATCGGAGACATGGGCGAGCTGATCCAGCACATCGGGTATATCTTGAGGTTCGATAACGGCAAATTCTAGTCCATCGCGCACCGCGCGGCTCGCCGTCTGCCTGAGATTGGCCCATTTGCCGCCCTTGAGCTCGAAATTGGCAAGATTGACCACGGCAAGTTCGCCGAGCTTGAACGCCCGCAGGCCTGCATCGGCGCAATAGGAGAGAAGTGCCGGTGAGATCTGGTAGAAGACAGAGCGACAGCCGGCAGCACGCGCCGTCTCGACGAAGCGCCAAATCAGATCAGGCAGCGCCTGGCGCGGGCCGACCGGATCGAACAGGGCGATCCATGAGCGACCCTGCTTGCCGTACATGATGAAGGCATCGCCTTTTTCCGAGAACATGATGCTCTTGTCGCCCATGCGCACCAGATTGGCGTCGGCAACGCCCTGCTTGCGCACGATTTCCACGGCGCGCGCCACCGCATCGTCGCTGACAGGCTCCGGCCGCTTCGTTGCCGGACGCAACAGGCTGAAGATCGCGATCGCCGAGGACACGATGGAAATGCCG comes from Rhizobium tropici CIAT 899 and encodes:
- a CDS encoding anti-sigma factor family protein, whose product is MSGAEENDHGEWNDLLHGFIDGELDAANAARFEAHLATCRDCAGEMENALMVKRLSAREGVKWQAPDTVHARVQAALTLEQSMMRRATTAASQTESPWQHVWRLVREWSFVPSLAVLAASLMLVLNVPQQSQTIEDQLLASHVRSMLADHLTDVLTADQHTVKPWFNGKIDFSPPVVDLAAQGFPLVGGRVDYLDGRVVVALIYRRHGHVINLFVWPGAAGAKTNAEKEGYNFVEWHADGLVFWAVSDVAAPDLATFRDDFIRATAP
- a CDS encoding YebC/PmpR family DNA-binding transcriptional regulator; this translates as MAGHSQFKNIMHRKGRQDSVRSKMFSKLAREITVAAKSGLPDPTMNASLRLAIQNAKAQSMPKDNIDRAIKKASGADTENYDAIRYEGYGPGGTAIIVEALTDNRNRTASNVRSIFTKAGGALGETGSVSFSFDHVGEITYKPSAGDADKVMEAAIEAGADDVESDEEGHVIICAFESLGEVAKALEATLGEAETVKAIWRAQNNVPVDEEKAQSLMKLIENLEDDDDVQNVYSNFEVSDEVMAKLSA
- a CDS encoding TIGR00282 family metallophosphoesterase, with amino-acid sequence MRLLFLGDMVGKTGRVAVWDRLPGLVSDLKLDFVIVNGENAAGGFGITEDIFLETINAGADVVTTGNHVWDQKEAVVFCERHDQFLRPANYPAGTPGRGSGLYYARNGARVLVANIMGRVFMHPELDDPFKSAEAILDACPLKEQADAIVFDFHAEATSEKQCFGHFVDGRASFVIGTHTHVPTADAQILNGGTAYMSDAGMCGDYDSSLGMEKEEPLNRFISKMPKGRFEAASGPATICGVGVEISDATGLAEKIAPLRLGPRLAETIPDFWR
- a CDS encoding 5-formyltetrahydrofolate cyclo-ligase, which encodes MSKELKAQYRNERLAERDAIPAEDRIEKGLAMVVHGGDAIDIRPGDIVSGFLPIRSEVDIRPLMARLRERGARLCVPVILDRSTIVFRELVAGVPLVPVGFGTSGPGPEAAVLDPDIMLVPLSAFDKSGHRIGYGAGHYDRAIERLHQKGLNPRLIGIAFDCQEVPSVPAEPHDISLDAILTESGLNFVSEVIG
- a CDS encoding virulence factor; this encodes MILKYAMSLAFACVLSTGLLMSGQARAEADDTKYDLGMIPAPHIMRPHGKVSNEVVLISDLAGWGDKEKAVADKLVANGSLVIGIDYPSFLAALNNYDVSKNDGCIYIVSDLESLSQQVQRSFADSTYQLPVIAGVGAGGAMALTIAAQTPDATVAGTLAVDPTAGVGLKQELCTPAEKKTDGDMVSFGLQEGALPNPILVTFTANAPKDGRDHVADIQKDHPEVQTTDSDNADTYATLEASLADLMKTIDSSKSPLGLPLDIMETTPTEDTLAIVYSGDGGWRDIDKEVGSYLQDQGIPVVGVDTLHYFWTEKDPQQTANDLGRIIDFYTKRFKVKHVVLVGYSFGADVLPASYNRLPQAEKDKIVQMSLLSLSQKVDYVISVMGWLGASSQGKGGDPVNDLKSINPKMVQCVYGKDDDEDVACPLLKGTGAEVIAMDGGHHFDDDYEALANHIINGLKSRLGE
- a CDS encoding MBL fold metallo-hydrolase yields the protein MMPRFPVLAVFFLIMFLGLGAADAQQKPSRPQPSQCQAIAQSLPKATFASFSPPGPTLANDPVDGPINGDVKITFLGHATLFIETPGGVSIATDYSGAYSPPYTPEVVTMNKAHPSHYTLTPDPAIKYVLHGWSDVPGEPAKIRMTVGDTLIRNVVTDIRSWGGGIEANGNSIFIFEVAGLCIGHLGHLHFELTDQQYAEIGRLDVVMVPVDGGLTMGADSMSRVVKRLRSSLILPMHRWGPPVDQFLALFGPDFDVAYAPTPSVTVSVKTLPRKPLIYVLKGL
- a CDS encoding sigma-70 family RNA polymerase sigma factor; this encodes MTSMTLGDEFRTWSWRPPQDTAIGKLGWLLSRLRAFLAGPKTIKHAVLAATAEPSSHAASSKRAIALPDETMRRFQQTIIPHLDAAYNFARFLSRDADAAEDIVQEAYLRAYRGFGGFRDGDARAWTFTIVRNCYHAWLQEGRRKTRYEQPMTNERDSDEGSPSPDPASEEDTPEAAFMRKSETQRVREVINRLPDAMREVLVLRELEDLSYKEIAEIIDAPIGTVMSRLARARRDFGEVWRSLEGKGAVR
- a CDS encoding HAD family hydrolase, translated to MSAAFAAAAYCLIQKGSPLSAASNSAFAKTYSGFLFDMDGTIINSIAAAERVWGNWARAQSLDVEKFMPTMHGKRGVDTIGQLNLPGVDPVAEALKITEAEIADVEGVIALPGAVDFLASLPPERWAIVTSSPYRLALARLDAAGIPVPRFMVTAEDVKVGKPDPQCYILGAQRLGLSPSECLVFEDVLAGVKAGEAAGADVVVITVTHSHPIETDHTTLPNYENVRAHVDGDGKLSIIRKG